The Niastella koreensis GR20-10 genome includes a window with the following:
- a CDS encoding efflux RND transporter periplasmic adaptor subunit, whose amino-acid sequence MKKKKYKWVIWVLLLVAAGAGTWFWKFREKEKPVVLETEQPHYGPIATSVTATGTIQPVDTVSVGTQVSGTISKVYVDFNDKVRKGQLIAEIDKTILTAQRDQISANLRQARANQDYQKGNYERQKQLLDVGAISKADYEIALNTYNAANDNVNAIAAQLKAAQQNLYYANIYSPIDGTVLTRNVSVGQTVASSLNTPTLFVIAKDLTKMQVMAAVDEADIGNVKNGQRVTFTVDAFPDNVFEGHVNEVRLRPSVSSNVVTYSTIVDAPNDDLKLKPGMTANITVFTQEIPNALLVSAKATRFRPDSSLYKKYTIEGGKFKDGQGKGGMRIGSAPKDSSGMNKSGKRDASETVETGKSAIVWVKKDSTLTRRKIKIGLTDDTNVQVLSGLTTDDVVVSGSHQEETGAKGGSGTPRSPFMPQRRGGGSGGGGNRRN is encoded by the coding sequence ATGAAAAAGAAGAAATATAAATGGGTCATTTGGGTGCTTCTCCTCGTTGCTGCCGGTGCAGGCACCTGGTTTTGGAAGTTCCGGGAAAAAGAAAAACCTGTTGTACTGGAAACCGAGCAGCCGCACTATGGTCCTATTGCCACCAGTGTTACAGCTACCGGTACCATTCAACCGGTGGATACTGTGTCGGTAGGTACCCAGGTGTCCGGAACCATTAGCAAGGTATATGTTGATTTCAATGATAAAGTAAGGAAAGGGCAGCTGATAGCTGAAATCGACAAAACCATCTTAACAGCCCAGCGCGATCAGATCAGTGCCAACCTGCGACAGGCAAGGGCCAACCAGGATTATCAAAAAGGAAACTACGAACGGCAAAAGCAATTGCTCGATGTGGGCGCTATCAGCAAGGCAGATTATGAGATCGCGTTAAATACCTATAACGCCGCCAATGACAATGTAAACGCCATTGCTGCCCAATTAAAGGCAGCCCAACAAAATTTATACTATGCAAATATTTACTCGCCCATAGATGGAACTGTGTTAACCCGGAATGTGAGTGTGGGCCAAACAGTAGCATCCAGTTTAAACACGCCTACCTTGTTTGTGATTGCCAAAGACCTTACCAAAATGCAGGTAATGGCTGCGGTAGATGAAGCCGATATTGGTAATGTAAAGAATGGACAACGGGTAACCTTTACGGTAGATGCCTTCCCCGATAATGTATTTGAAGGCCACGTTAATGAAGTGCGGTTGCGCCCGAGCGTATCATCAAACGTGGTAACCTATTCTACCATTGTAGATGCACCCAATGATGACCTGAAACTAAAACCGGGTATGACGGCCAACATCACCGTGTTCACCCAGGAAATACCAAACGCCTTACTCGTTTCTGCAAAGGCAACGCGCTTCCGGCCCGATTCAAGCCTGTATAAGAAATATACGATTGAAGGAGGCAAATTTAAGGACGGCCAGGGTAAAGGAGGCATGCGTATAGGCAGTGCGCCCAAAGATAGCAGTGGTATGAATAAGAGTGGAAAACGCGATGCTTCGGAAACAGTGGAAACCGGAAAATCAGCTATTGTTTGGGTGAAGAAAGACAGCACCCTTACCCGCCGTAAAATAAAAATTGGCCTTACTGATGATACCAATGTTCAGGTGTTATCAGGCTTAACAACTGACGATGTGGTAGTATCCGGTTCGCACCAGGAAGAAACGGGAGCGAAGGGCGGAAGCGGTACGCCAAGAAGTCCGTTTATGCCACAACGTAGAGGTGGTGGCAGTGGCGGAGGCGGTAACCGTAGAAATTAG
- a CDS encoding ABC transporter ATP-binding protein, with protein sequence MSNKIVSIHDLKREFKMGVEIVRALKGVSFDVEPGEFVTIMGSSGSGKTTMLNILGCLDKPSDGTYLLDGVDIGKQSRNELAVLRNHKIGFVFQSYNLLARTSALENVELPLFYNSSISSKLRHERAVKALEAVKLGDRIDHLPNQLSGGQQQRVAIARALVNEPVMILADEATGNLDTRTSYEIMALFQELNQQQGKTIVFVTHEPDIAAFSSRTITLKDGKVVKDSKNTQVRSAKEMLAALPVAADY encoded by the coding sequence ATGTCTAACAAGATAGTATCCATACATGACCTGAAACGCGAATTTAAAATGGGGGTGGAGATTGTGCGGGCATTAAAAGGCGTTTCATTCGATGTGGAACCGGGTGAATTCGTAACTATCATGGGTAGTAGCGGTTCCGGTAAAACCACCATGCTGAATATATTGGGTTGTTTGGATAAACCCAGTGACGGCACTTATTTACTCGATGGTGTTGATATAGGTAAGCAATCGCGGAATGAACTGGCTGTATTGCGCAACCATAAAATAGGATTTGTGTTTCAGTCTTATAACCTGCTGGCGCGTACCTCGGCCCTGGAAAATGTTGAGTTGCCTTTGTTTTATAATTCAAGCATTTCATCCAAACTAAGGCATGAGCGGGCCGTGAAAGCGCTGGAAGCCGTTAAGCTGGGCGACAGGATCGATCACTTGCCCAATCAGTTATCGGGCGGTCAACAACAACGCGTGGCCATTGCCCGCGCCCTGGTAAATGAACCGGTAATGATCCTGGCCGATGAAGCAACCGGTAACCTGGATACCCGTACCTCCTATGAAATTATGGCCCTGTTCCAGGAGCTGAATCAGCAACAGGGTAAAACGATCGTGTTTGTTACGCACGAACCGGATATTGCTGCCTTCAGCAGCAGAACAATCACCTTAAAAGATGGCAAGGTGGTAAAGGACAGTAAGAACACCCAGGTGCGTTCTGCCAAAGAAATGCTGGCAGCATTACCCGTAGCAGCAGATTACTAA
- a CDS encoding ABC transporter permease, which translates to MKLFNLIRIALRALQRNKLRAFLTMLGIIIGVASVIAMVAIGQGSKQSIQDQLSSMGSNMITIRPNSNQTVGGGGARLDATGLQSLTLDDIKAIQKQATYISAVSPAVQSKGQAINGALNWPTTIQGVSPDYLTIRNWPLKDGIAFTNDNVNKADKVCLIGQTVVESIFGSEDPVGKIIRFNKIPFKVIGVLAEKGENAFGQDQDDIIIAPYTTVQKRILAIPYIQNIYASALNEGSSAQATAEITDILRTSHKLKATDDDDFLVRTQAELINTFSSTSQLLTVLLTAIAGISLVVGGIGIMNIMYVSVTERTKEIGLRMSIGAQGADILFQFLIEAILISITGGILGVILGITASRLVTLFLSWPTLVSQSSIMLSFIVCAITGVFFGYYPAQKASRLDPIEALRYE; encoded by the coding sequence ATGAAACTTTTTAACCTCATACGAATCGCATTAAGAGCGCTGCAGCGTAATAAACTGCGTGCATTCTTAACCATGCTCGGTATCATCATAGGCGTGGCCTCGGTGATTGCTATGGTGGCCATTGGACAGGGCTCCAAACAAAGCATCCAGGACCAGTTAAGCAGTATGGGATCCAATATGATCACCATCAGGCCCAACAGCAATCAAACCGTAGGTGGCGGCGGGGCCAGGCTCGATGCAACGGGCCTGCAATCCCTTACGCTCGATGATATAAAAGCTATTCAAAAACAGGCTACCTACATTTCAGCCGTATCGCCTGCTGTACAATCGAAAGGGCAGGCCATCAACGGCGCCCTAAACTGGCCTACCACCATTCAGGGAGTAAGCCCGGATTATTTAACCATTCGCAACTGGCCATTGAAAGATGGGATTGCGTTTACGAACGATAATGTAAATAAAGCCGATAAAGTTTGTTTGATTGGCCAAACCGTAGTGGAAAGTATCTTTGGCTCAGAAGACCCGGTAGGCAAGATCATCCGTTTCAATAAGATCCCATTTAAGGTAATTGGTGTATTGGCTGAAAAGGGCGAGAACGCCTTTGGCCAGGACCAGGATGATATCATTATTGCGCCTTATACTACCGTGCAAAAGAGAATTCTGGCCATTCCTTACATTCAGAATATTTACGCCTCAGCGCTTAATGAAGGCAGCAGTGCGCAGGCAACAGCCGAGATCACCGATATTCTGCGTACTTCCCATAAATTAAAAGCAACCGATGACGATGATTTCCTGGTTCGTACCCAGGCAGAGCTCATCAATACCTTTAGCTCAACCAGCCAGTTGTTAACTGTATTACTAACGGCTATAGCCGGTATTTCGCTGGTTGTAGGTGGAATAGGCATCATGAACATTATGTATGTATCGGTAACGGAGCGTACAAAAGAGATCGGGTTGCGGATGAGTATCGGTGCACAGGGTGCCGACATCCTGTTCCAGTTTTTAATTGAGGCGATCTTAATTAGCATTACAGGCGGTATCCTGGGAGTAATTCTTGGCATTACAGCCTCGCGGTTGGTGACGTTGTTTTTATCGTGGCCAACCCTGGTATCGCAATCATCCATCATGTTATCGTTTATTGTATGCGCCATTACCGGCGTATTCTTTGGGTATTACCCGGCGCAAAAAGCCTCGCGGCTCGATCCTATTGAAGCGTTGCGGTATGAGTAG
- a CDS encoding DNA-formamidopyrimidine glycosylase family protein has protein sequence MPEGPSIIILKEAVQQFKGRKILSASGNTHAIELDALVNQKIIGFKSWGKHFLICLPKFTLRVHFMLWGSYSVNEPLKKNIRLHLHFNNGDLYLYSCSIKVIDEDLDQVYDWSGDVLNDAWNESKARKKLKARPDLLVCDALLDQNIFAGVGNIIKNEVLFRIQVHPESIIKLLPPRKLTALIREARNYSFDFLEWKKAFVLRKHWLVHTKQICPRCVIPLIKKYLGKTGRRTFYCENCQELYAERTTLSTERSRQKTKGENLTAKKKARKPTS, from the coding sequence ATGCCAGAAGGGCCCAGTATTATCATTCTCAAAGAAGCCGTACAGCAATTCAAAGGCAGGAAGATCCTGTCTGCATCCGGTAATACACACGCTATAGAATTGGACGCACTGGTAAATCAGAAAATTATCGGCTTCAAAAGCTGGGGTAAACATTTTCTGATCTGTTTACCAAAATTCACCTTGCGTGTTCACTTCATGCTGTGGGGTTCGTACAGTGTTAATGAACCCTTAAAAAAGAACATCCGCCTTCATTTGCATTTTAACAATGGTGATCTGTACCTCTACAGTTGTTCAATAAAAGTAATAGATGAAGACCTTGACCAGGTGTACGATTGGAGCGGTGACGTGCTTAATGATGCCTGGAATGAAAGCAAAGCCAGGAAGAAACTGAAAGCCCGGCCCGATCTGCTGGTTTGTGATGCCCTGCTGGACCAAAACATTTTTGCCGGGGTAGGAAATATTATCAAAAATGAAGTACTGTTCCGCATTCAGGTTCACCCCGAAAGTATTATCAAATTGTTACCTCCACGCAAACTCACTGCCCTCATCCGGGAAGCCCGTAATTACAGCTTTGATTTTCTGGAATGGAAGAAAGCATTCGTATTAAGAAAACACTGGCTGGTACATACGAAACAGATCTGCCCCCGGTGTGTTATTCCGCTCATTAAAAAATACCTGGGTAAAACCGGGCGCCGCACCTTTTATTGCGAGAACTGCCAGGAGTTATATGCCGAACGCACAACGCTAAGCACGGAACGCTCTAGGCAAAAAACCAAAGGTGAAAATCTTACCGCAAAAAAGAAAGCCCGTAAACCAACTTCATAA
- a CDS encoding DEAD/DEAH box helicase: MRFTEFGFHPDLLEGIEASNYENATPVQEQVIPPILAGRDIIASAQTGTGKTAAFLLPVINRLLTHRIDGQVGALVIVPTRELAIQIAQHLEGLSYFTNLSSIAVYGGNDGSNFVAEKKALQTGTDIVVCTPGRMIAHLNMGYVQFKQLQFLVLDEADRMLDMGFSDDLNKILGTLPTQRQTLMFSATMPDKIRQLARKILTNPAEINIAISKPPEKIVQKAFVVYEPQKLPLLKHILTNVPFKSALIFCSRKQSVKLLVRDMERAKFKIAEIHSDLEQSQRENVLNGFTSGRIPILCATDILSRGIDIDTIDLVINYDVPRDAEDYVHRIGRTARAEADGMAFTLVSEAEQNKFAIIEKLIGKEVEKAVVPEELGSTPAYQPRLRSKSGGNKRRYHHQGKPRRK; encoded by the coding sequence TTGCGCTTTACTGAATTTGGCTTTCACCCTGACTTATTAGAAGGCATTGAAGCCTCCAACTACGAAAATGCTACCCCTGTTCAGGAACAGGTTATACCACCCATTTTGGCAGGCAGAGATATAATCGCTTCCGCCCAAACCGGTACCGGTAAAACAGCGGCCTTTTTGCTGCCGGTTATCAATCGCCTGCTTACCCATCGCATCGATGGACAGGTTGGTGCATTGGTAATTGTGCCTACCCGTGAGTTGGCCATCCAGATTGCCCAGCACCTGGAAGGACTTTCTTACTTTACCAATCTTAGTTCCATTGCCGTATATGGCGGTAACGACGGCAGCAACTTTGTTGCTGAAAAGAAGGCTTTGCAAACCGGCACTGACATTGTCGTTTGTACGCCTGGCCGCATGATCGCCCACCTGAATATGGGTTATGTACAATTTAAACAATTGCAGTTCCTGGTGCTGGATGAGGCTGACCGCATGCTGGATATGGGTTTTTCTGATGATCTCAACAAGATCCTTGGAACGCTGCCTACGCAACGGCAAACATTAATGTTTTCGGCTACCATGCCCGACAAGATCAGGCAGCTGGCAAGAAAGATCCTGACCAACCCGGCCGAGATCAACATTGCTATCTCAAAGCCACCAGAGAAAATAGTACAGAAAGCTTTTGTAGTGTATGAACCACAAAAACTGCCCTTACTAAAACATATCTTAACTAACGTTCCCTTTAAAAGCGCGCTCATTTTTTGCAGCCGTAAGCAAAGTGTAAAATTATTGGTGCGGGATATGGAGCGTGCCAAGTTCAAGATTGCAGAGATCCACAGCGACCTGGAGCAGTCTCAACGGGAAAATGTGTTGAATGGTTTTACCAGCGGACGTATACCCATACTCTGCGCTACGGATATATTAAGCCGTGGTATCGACATCGATACGATTGACCTGGTGATTAATTATGATGTGCCGCGCGATGCCGAAGATTATGTACATCGTATTGGAAGAACGGCCCGCGCAGAAGCAGATGGGATGGCCTTTACGTTAGTAAGCGAAGCCGAGCAGAACAAATTTGCCATTATTGAAAAGCTGATCGGCAAAGAAGTTGAAAAGGCTGTTGTACCCGAAGAATTAGGTAGTACACCTGCGTATCAACCAAGGCTTCGTTCAAAAAGTGGTGGTAATAAAAGAAGATATCATCATCAGGGTAAACCGAGGAGGAAATAA
- a CDS encoding DUF763 domain-containing protein, with translation MKRSGTADLPLHYGAVPPWLAERMAKLGRAITEVILMEYGKADYIRRLSEPCWFQSLGAVMGMDWHSSGITTSVLGALKKAINPLSKELGIYICGGKGNHSRQVPNELLAIGEQTGLNAQQLVRCSKLSAKVDNTAVQDGFQLYLHSFIVSSEGEWTVIQQGLNDATGTARRYHWHSQPLQSFVNEPHTAICGLQAGNILNLVDNEAAPTRSGILTLSNNESPNDLLVEIQHLNMPAHHDVREKDVDLKRLGAMLWLTHEKKPADFEELLLLEGMGPRTLQSLALVSEVIHGTNTRFKDPARFAFAHGGKDGHPFPVPTKVYDETINVLHKAVEKAKIGQSDKLQAIKKLTELAQKAEENFIPNNNFEQLIEKERNESWRYGGQTVFGKEKPPSKRSKGVQLRLF, from the coding sequence ATGAAACGCTCAGGCACTGCCGATCTTCCTTTACACTATGGCGCTGTTCCGCCCTGGCTGGCCGAACGCATGGCCAAACTGGGCCGGGCCATAACCGAGGTGATCCTGATGGAATATGGAAAAGCCGATTACATTCGCCGGCTTAGTGAACCCTGCTGGTTCCAGAGCCTGGGTGCAGTAATGGGTATGGACTGGCACTCTTCGGGCATTACCACTTCTGTATTAGGGGCATTAAAAAAAGCCATCAATCCATTATCAAAAGAACTGGGCATTTATATCTGCGGCGGTAAAGGAAACCATTCCCGCCAGGTACCCAATGAACTGTTAGCCATTGGCGAACAAACCGGGTTGAATGCACAACAACTTGTTCGCTGCAGCAAGCTGAGCGCCAAGGTTGATAATACCGCGGTTCAGGATGGATTTCAACTGTACCTGCATAGTTTTATTGTTAGCAGCGAAGGAGAATGGACTGTTATTCAACAAGGCCTGAATGATGCTACCGGTACAGCCCGGCGTTATCACTGGCACTCTCAGCCATTGCAGTCATTCGTTAATGAGCCGCATACTGCCATCTGTGGTTTACAGGCAGGCAATATTCTGAACCTGGTTGATAATGAGGCAGCGCCTACCCGCTCAGGCATTCTCACCTTATCAAATAATGAATCGCCCAACGATCTGTTGGTTGAAATACAGCACCTGAACATGCCCGCCCATCATGACGTACGGGAAAAAGATGTAGACCTGAAAAGACTGGGCGCTATGTTATGGCTGACCCATGAAAAAAAACCTGCCGATTTTGAAGAGTTGTTATTGCTGGAAGGAATGGGTCCCCGCACCTTGCAGTCACTGGCCCTGGTGAGCGAAGTGATCCATGGCACCAACACCCGGTTTAAAGATCCGGCCCGGTTTGCGTTTGCCCATGGAGGAAAGGATGGGCATCCGTTCCCGGTTCCCACCAAAGTATATGACGAAACCATCAATGTTCTACATAAAGCAGTTGAAAAAGCAAAGATTGGTCAAAGCGATAAACTGCAGGCAATAAAGAAGCTTACCGAGCTGGCTCAAAAAGCCGAAGAGAATTTTATTCCCAATAATAACTTTGAGCAACTCATAGAAAAGGAACGCAATGAATCCTGGCGTTATGGCGGCCAAACGGTATTTGGTAAAGAAAAGCCACCGTCAAAAAGATCAAAGGGAGTACAGTTGAGGCTCTTTTAA
- a CDS encoding TonB-dependent receptor, with translation MKKLLLIMLPLLFCIAATQAQQITGNVKDDQGKALSGATVTLKKVKDSALVKLAATNATGQYTFTGINAGSYFVAVTFTGHTPKTSAAFEVSGTGDVTVPEVGLTKTTGNLKEVVVAARKPMVEVKADKTILNVEGTINSVGQDALELLRKSPGVMVDKDDNLTVSGKNGVQVYVDGRPTPFTGKDLSDYLKTIQSSSIEAIEIITNPSAKYEAAGNAGIINIRLKKNKSYGTNGTVNAGYNIGITPKYNAGFSLNNRNKYVNVFGNYNYNDNPNQANVNLHREASDTLFDGKTKIDVGNKSHNFKAGVDYFLNKRSTIGIMANGAFTDQDINNYARTPISYIPTGVVDRVLIANNTSKNKKNNINGNLNYRYADSSGHELNIDADYGAYRNRSDQYQPNDYYNPADESKPLYSRIYFMNAPTNIDLYSAKVDYEQNFKKGRLGLGGKVSYVESNNDFRRYNVDDVDRKTTYYDSSRSNTFVYKENIRAGYINYNRQFKGFMIQAGVRVENTHATGRSQGYVWGGTGYVPYDSTFTRDYTNLFPSAAITLNKKPMSQYSLTFSRRIDRPNYQDLNPFEFKIDEYTFKKGNTSLRPQYTNSVGITHTYKYRLNTTLNYSHVKDIFSQLVDTTEKSKAFITQKNLATQDIVSLNISYPFQYKWYSIFGNLNTYYTKYKADNGPGKKIDLDVFALNFFAQQTFKLGKGWTGEMSGFYTSPSIWQGTIKSSYIWSVDGGFQKTVLKGAGNIKASVSDIFHTLKWKGTSNYAGQHTVASGNFESRQFKLNFTYRFGNSQVKAARQRKTGAEDENKRANDSGGGLGGGSPK, from the coding sequence ATGAAAAAGCTCTTATTGATAATGTTGCCTTTGTTGTTTTGTATTGCCGCCACACAGGCGCAGCAAATAACGGGTAATGTTAAAGATGATCAAGGAAAGGCTTTATCCGGGGCAACAGTAACACTTAAAAAAGTAAAAGACTCCGCTCTGGTTAAGCTGGCAGCTACCAATGCAACCGGCCAGTACACATTCACCGGTATCAATGCAGGTAGCTATTTTGTAGCGGTTACCTTTACCGGTCATACACCCAAAACTTCTGCAGCATTTGAAGTGAGTGGAACCGGTGATGTAACAGTGCCTGAGGTTGGATTAACCAAAACTACCGGAAACCTGAAAGAGGTGGTAGTAGCCGCCCGTAAACCTATGGTAGAAGTTAAGGCCGATAAAACTATTTTGAATGTAGAAGGAACTATTAACTCCGTAGGTCAGGATGCACTTGAGCTGTTGCGTAAATCGCCGGGCGTTATGGTTGATAAGGACGATAACCTGACTGTTAGCGGCAAGAACGGCGTACAGGTGTATGTAGATGGACGTCCTACACCGTTTACCGGAAAGGACCTGTCGGACTACCTTAAAACCATTCAGTCTTCTTCTATTGAAGCCATCGAGATCATTACCAACCCTTCTGCCAAATATGAAGCGGCCGGTAATGCCGGTATCATCAACATCAGACTGAAGAAGAACAAAAGCTATGGTACAAATGGAACTGTAAATGCTGGTTATAATATAGGTATTACGCCAAAATACAATGCCGGTTTTTCCCTCAACAATCGCAACAAGTATGTAAACGTATTTGGCAACTATAACTATAATGACAACCCCAACCAAGCCAATGTGAACCTGCACAGAGAGGCATCAGACACCTTGTTTGATGGCAAAACAAAGATCGATGTAGGGAACAAGAGCCATAACTTTAAAGCGGGGGTGGATTATTTCCTTAATAAAAGAAGTACCATCGGTATTATGGCCAATGGCGCCTTTACCGATCAGGACATCAACAACTACGCCCGTACACCTATTTCTTATATACCTACCGGGGTTGTTGACCGCGTATTGATTGCCAATAACACCAGTAAGAATAAGAAGAACAACATCAACGGAAACCTGAACTACCGGTATGCTGATTCTTCGGGCCATGAGTTGAACATCGATGCGGATTATGGCGCTTACCGTAACAGAAGCGATCAGTATCAACCCAACGATTATTACAACCCGGCCGACGAAAGCAAGCCGCTCTACAGCCGCATATACTTTATGAATGCGCCTACTAACATTGACCTATATAGCGCCAAGGTGGATTATGAGCAGAACTTTAAAAAAGGCCGTTTAGGTTTGGGTGGCAAGGTATCATATGTTGAAAGCAACAATGATTTCAGGCGGTATAATGTTGATGATGTTGACAGAAAAACGACTTATTATGATTCTTCGCGTAGCAACACTTTTGTATACAAGGAAAATATAAGAGCCGGTTACATCAATTACAACAGGCAATTCAAAGGCTTTATGATCCAGGCTGGTGTACGGGTTGAAAATACCCATGCTACCGGGCGGTCACAGGGTTATGTATGGGGCGGAACCGGGTATGTTCCATATGATTCCACTTTTACCCGCGATTATACGAACCTTTTCCCCAGTGCGGCCATTACGCTTAATAAAAAGCCCATGAGCCAGTATAGTTTGACTTTTAGCCGGCGTATTGACAGGCCCAATTACCAGGACCTGAACCCATTTGAATTTAAAATTGATGAGTATACGTTCAAAAAAGGTAATACCAGCTTAAGGCCCCAGTATACCAACAGCGTGGGCATTACCCATACCTATAAATACCGGTTAAACACTACGTTGAACTATAGCCATGTAAAAGATATCTTCTCGCAATTGGTTGATACCACAGAAAAATCAAAAGCGTTCATCACCCAGAAGAACCTGGCCACACAGGATATTGTGAGCCTGAACATCAGCTATCCGTTCCAGTACAAATGGTATAGTATTTTTGGTAATCTGAACACCTATTACACAAAATACAAAGCTGATAACGGCCCCGGCAAGAAAATTGACCTGGATGTATTTGCCCTTAACTTCTTTGCGCAACAAACATTTAAGTTAGGCAAAGGCTGGACGGGTGAAATGAGCGGCTTTTATACTTCTCCATCCATCTGGCAGGGTACTATTAAGAGCAGTTACATCTGGAGCGTAGATGGTGGTTTTCAGAAAACCGTATTAAAGGGTGCTGGAAATATCAAAGCATCGGTAAGTGATATCTTCCATACTCTGAAATGGAAAGGCACCAGCAATTATGCCGGACAGCACACGGTGGCAAGCGGTAACTTTGAAAGCCGTCAGTTTAAACTGAACTTTACTTACCGGTTTGGTAACAGCCAGGTGAAAGCAGCCCGCCAACGTAAAACAGGCGCTGAAGACGAAAATAAGCGTGCCAATGACAGCGGTGGTGGATTAGGTGGTGGTTCTCCTAAATAA
- a CDS encoding N-acetylmuramoyl-L-alanine amidase has product MRVFAGSLFFAIVISALVYSCAHNPYAKTNRFYKKQAKQLANNLKPVPNKLLLDSAIMPVYAVATTNFDLRKPNFVIIHHTAQNSCEQTLKTFTLQRTKVSAHYVICKDGTIHHMLNDYLRAWQAGVSKWGNFTDINSSSIGIELDNNGNETFPEAQITSLMKLLDTLKSHYSIPAANFIGHADVAPGRKNDPSHYFPWQALSQRGFGLWYDTTAVVVPEYFNTTQALRIIGYNVKDTLAAIRSFKIHFVPQDTVLIKTLTDDDRKILFDLERRYQ; this is encoded by the coding sequence ATGCGTGTATTTGCTGGAAGTTTGTTTTTTGCAATCGTAATTTCGGCCCTGGTTTACAGTTGTGCGCATAATCCATATGCCAAAACCAACAGATTTTATAAAAAGCAGGCGAAGCAGTTAGCCAATAATTTAAAACCTGTTCCCAATAAGCTGCTGCTCGATTCGGCCATTATGCCGGTTTATGCGGTTGCCACCACCAACTTCGATTTGCGCAAGCCCAATTTTGTAATCATCCACCATACGGCGCAGAATTCCTGCGAGCAAACATTAAAAACATTTACCCTGCAACGCACCAAGGTGAGTGCACATTATGTTATTTGTAAGGATGGCACCATTCACCATATGTTGAACGATTACCTGCGTGCCTGGCAGGCGGGCGTAAGCAAGTGGGGTAATTTTACCGACATCAATTCAAGCAGTATTGGTATTGAGCTGGATAATAACGGCAATGAAACATTCCCCGAGGCGCAGATAACCAGTTTGATGAAATTGCTGGACACTCTGAAGAGTCATTATTCAATACCCGCTGCCAATTTTATTGGTCATGCCGATGTAGCGCCGGGCCGCAAAAATGATCCCAGCCATTACTTCCCCTGGCAGGCTTTGTCGCAACGGGGTTTTGGATTGTGGTATGATACTACGGCCGTAGTGGTGCCTGAATATTTTAATACAACACAGGCATTACGTATTATAGGTTATAATGTAAAAGATACCCTGGCGGCTATCCGGTCGTTTAAAATACATTTTGTGCCGCAGGATACAGTATTGATTAAGACTTTAACGGATGATGATAGAAAGATCCTGTTCGATCTGGAGCGCAGATATCAGTAG
- a CDS encoding RNA polymerase sigma factor, whose protein sequence is MKDTLTIAPGMTADRKRNITQVITDYSKRLMGFIRKRVNNEADAEDILQDVFYQFVGNTQPIEQMTAWLFTVARNKIIDRQRKKKPEALEDLFGEEENEEGGLNWSEFLFDASDNPEKDYLRTLFWEELNNALSELPEEQRQVFILNELEGVPFKEIAERTGETVNTLLSRKRYAVLHLRNRLSVLKDELLNY, encoded by the coding sequence ATGAAGGACACGCTTACGATAGCACCTGGCATGACAGCAGACAGGAAACGCAATATAACGCAGGTCATTACCGACTATAGCAAACGCCTCATGGGCTTTATCCGCAAACGGGTAAACAATGAAGCCGACGCAGAAGATATATTGCAGGATGTGTTTTACCAATTTGTTGGTAACACGCAGCCTATTGAGCAAATGACCGCCTGGCTGTTTACGGTAGCCCGTAATAAAATAATCGACCGGCAGCGCAAAAAGAAACCTGAAGCCCTGGAAGACCTGTTTGGGGAAGAGGAGAATGAAGAAGGCGGGCTTAACTGGTCGGAGTTTTTATTTGATGCCAGCGACAACCCCGAGAAAGATTACCTGCGTACCCTCTTTTGGGAAGAACTGAACAATGCACTCAGTGAATTGCCCGAAGAACAAAGACAGGTATTCATATTAAATGAACTGGAAGGAGTACCATTTAAGGAAATTGCCGAACGAACCGGTGAAACAGTGAACACCCTGCTTAGCCGGAAACGCTATGCAGTACTTCACCTGCGTAACCGGCTAAGTGTGTTGAAAGATGAATTATTAAATTATTAA